ATggtcagcagctccagggcatATTTAGGGGGCAGGTCCACATCGGGGTACTGTGGATTCAGCAGCTGGAGAGAAGACAGAGATGGGGGTGAGAGCTGGCTGGGATGGGTGTCTATTTGGACCTGGGAAATCTGGGCAGCCTCTCACCTCTTTGTACCAGTGCTTGACCAGGCGCAGGAGGTTCTTCAGCTTGGCAGGGCAACGTTTCACAAACTTCTTCTGCAGCTCAGTGAAGCAGGGGGAAAACTCCCCGGGGTGTCTGGAGGCATACAGGAGCCTCACATACACTTCTGGATTTGGTGGGGCATCCTGGGTCACCTGCCCTGTGGAGTGaaaaggagggtgagagccaTCCATCACTGACAtcactgcctgtccctgtgccagcctgcagCCCTTACCCAAAGCATCATAGGCAGGCAGGATGTCCATATCAGTGGACTCTTCTTCTGTCTCCTTGGAGGACAGAGTAAGGCTGAGGGAGCGCGGCATGTTGTCAGGACCCTTGTACCTGGGCTCACTGATGAACACATCAAACCGCAAGCTCTCCCTGCAGGCCTTCAGCCTTTCCTTGATCAAATCCAGGATATCCTTTCGGTTCATTTTCTGATCCTCATAGCTGAGGAAGCAGCTGAGGAAGAGCACCACATCAGCATCAGAGTTTTTCTTCAGAGCTGTACCCTTTCCTGTTGATCCACCCTGCAGAGAGAGACCCTGCCTGCTCAGCACCACTTGGTTGCCACCACTCCtggagctgccaagggaaactgaggcagggcgGGAGCTGGAGCATGGGACAGTGGAAAGGGTGGCAGCAGGGGTGGCAGCTGGCCCCCAAGCCAGGCAGCACTCACCTTGACGGTCTTTTGGACGCTGATTTTACCCCCAAAGCAGGTCGTTTTCAGGAATTCACATATTCGCCCCACTGTGTCCTTCACCTGCTTGGAgaaagctgtgctgggctgcaggtTGTCCATGATCCAGCTATCCAGGTTCTTGGTGGTAACTGTTCTCAGTCCATCCCCGGATAGCACCTGGCTCCATTCCATGCTGACAGGTGTGTCTCTTCCTTTGCCCTTTTCTGACTTGCTGCTTCCTACGTCtatccctgcctgcagctctctccTCCCACAGCCTGCTCCTGTCTGCAGCAGCTTTTAAACCTTCCCGGGCCACCGCCCCGATGCGTCACCGCTGGGAACTTAAGGTGGTTCCAGGTGGTTCCCACGAGATCCCCCGGGTGTCTCTGGTGCCACCACTgcgggggctgggagggggcagGAGTGGCTGCGCGTCACCCTGGCATCCAGCTGGGGTGGTGGTGGCAGACAGGCAGCTGGCCAGGCTCTGGGGTGCTGTGGGACCTCATGGCCCCGGTGCTTTCGGTGACACAGGGTCTCTCGCTGGTGCCCAGCCTGACAAAGGCAGAGCCCCACCGCCGGCACCAGTCCCCTGCTGGGGGCTCAAGTGTCCGGGCTGGGGCACAGGCGGTGCTGGGACATCTGGGACATGCTGTGCCATGGTGCCATCACGGGCAATGGGATGAGGCTGTCACCAGTGTCAGCAGATGCCCTGGCATCACTGTAGGCAGTGAGATGCAGACATAACCAGTTTCACCGTGGGTCCTGGTGTCAACACCGTCAGTGGGACACAGCTGATGCCAGCCCAGCATCACCAAGGAGGCTGGTGCCCTCCCTTGCCGTGCGATGCAGCCGGTGCCAGCATCACCAGAGCCCTCGGTGCCCCTTGCTCCCgggagcaggaggcagcgggTAGGATCCGTAGCGTGTTGAGGTCCGTGCTGCCTTAAGATGGGAAAATGAGAGTTTCAGTTTCTGTTTCGGACGCAAGTTCAGTTTCTGGCTCTGCCGAGCTGGAAACGAAACTGCAAAGGATCGATCCCGCTACTGCCCTCCTGGCCCGAATAAAGTGGGAAGAGCCAAATAACAGAAAGTCACACTCGGGAACTCGGCGCAGGGCCAGGAGGATGGGCTGGGGCTTCTGTAGGCAGAAGGGGAGTGTGCtcctgggagcaggggctggcaagaatgggaagaggaagaggataGGGAATAGGgacaggaggaaaaaggggaaggagacaggcaggggctggggagagggaggaagagagggagggacagggataGGGACAAGGATGGGGCAGGCAAAGatcagcagcaggggcagggatAGGAGTAGAAGGGAGATAGGGTCCATTTGGGGTCAGGGACAGAGATACAGACTGGGCAGAGGAGACATGGTCAGGGACAGGGATATAGTcaggagcagggacaaggacagaAGCAGAGATagtggatattaggaaaaagttttttatggaaagggtgataaagtactggaatcATCTGCCTTGGGAGGTGGTGGAGTTAGGGTTAGGTTAAAaacatccctggatgtgtttaagaaaagactggatgtggcactcggtggcatggtctagttgaggtgttagggcatgggttggactccatgatcttagacgtctcttccaacccagtgattctgtgattgtcagcagcagcagcaaatggcCAGGTCAAGgatgcaggcaggagcaggggtaGGTGTCCCCTTGGTGCTGGGTGACAACAAGGCAGGGGTACAGGCAGGGCCAGGGATATCAggagaggcagggaggggagaagcactggggacagggttAGAGACAGGGGCAGAGCTGTAGGCAGGGACAGGTGTCATGAGCATTTCACACCTGGCCGGTGCAGCCTGAAGAGCAAGACCAGGACACAAAGATGAGCATGACAAGAGGCATTCTTTATTCACACCTGGGGGTTGTCCCAGCCAAATCGAGGCATATGTGGTTAAAATATGGCTCTTGTACCGTTCAAGTGTCGGGGTACAGGAAGGCTCCACCAattccctgctgtccccatggcttTGTAAAGCCAGTGCAATTATTTTGCTTTGGCATCCTTCTCTCCTCGTTCTGGAGTCGGTTTCACTGCCTCAAGGGGTACTTATCTGTGAGGCCAGATGATAGGAGGGTCTCAGTGAGGTGTTGGAGGGCCCAGGCTGCAGGCCTTATCTGCCTGCCTCCCCAACCACAGCAATGCACTGTACAGTGTAACAGGGATAGATCTTAGTAAAGGCCAAATAATTTCATACTAGAAAGGCTAGTTGGTACTTTACTTAGGGAATGAGATTTTCCTAATGAGATgcaggcaggggcagggacagaagAAGGGATATGGGCAGGGATAGTGAGATGGAGCCAGGAAACagacaggggcagggagaggggcagggataTGCAGAAAATCACATTAGGAAAAGCCAGTATCCATAAATGAGACAGAGAAGTCCTGCAACTTTATTCAAACAAAGGAAGAGACCCCACTGGTCCGTACCCCCATAGAGTTTCTCTCCCGACTTTTGGACGacgcagcctccttttatcctaaCTCCCAGCCACACGttgccctcttcctttccccattgCCTGAGGTACTAGGAAGGTACAGCCTTCCCGAACCGCCTATCACATGTTCCGCCCTTCAACATGTCATTTTCCCCTGAAGTTCAGAAGTTCAGGCTATCTGAGTTCTGCAATAGACTTTGTGCCGACTCATTTGCCTATTGCCTTAAAGTTCAGGAATTCAAACTGTAGTCAAAATGTCTGGGCTCTGTACCAAACATGTGTGGCTTGAGGTTAGTAGAGACATTAAGACCCATTTCAAAGACATGAACCCTCATTTCTCCTAAAGACCCTCACCCATCGAATTGTTTGTAAATACATCAGTACACATCTTTCCTATCAGGGATGAAGATAGCgtcaggacagggagagaggCACAGATACGGGCAGGGATACTGAGGAACCGGGGGTGCAAACAGCGCCTGGACAGGGAGAAGTGCAGAGAGAGGGTCAGAGAAACGGGCAGGGAGACCggcaagaacaagaacaagaacaagaacagggacagggacaggggctcGGGCAGGTCCCACGGCGCATGCGCAGATTGTGGGGGGCGCTcccgggggcggggcgggggcggggcccccGGAGGGGCGGGGCGCGGGGTGCGCGCGCGCCGGCCATGCCGCGCTCCCGCCGCGCCGCGCGCCGTGAGTCGGGGGGGGGGCTCGGGTGAGGGGAGCGGGGGCCGGGATCGCGCGTGGCATGGCCGGACTGGCAGCGCCGGGCTCACACGAGTCTGCTCCGCACCCTCGCAGGCGGCACCGGCAGCGCCCGGGCGAGCTCGCCCTGCAGCGAGGAGGAGGCCGGCAGCGAGGTGCTGAGccactgcagcagtgccagcgaGAGCGCCAGCCCCGCCGACGAGGGACCAGGTGAGCCACGCGGACCCCATGGTGACCCCCACGTGGGTCGCCGTGTCCCCCGCCCTCGGGCTCCCCGGCTTCACGTGGTGCCGCCCGGGCAGGGAGCGAGGCGGCGAGTGAGcaaggccaggaggaggaggtagAGGACAGGCTGAAAGAGCACATGGACAACCTCCAGGACAAGAGGTGAGGAGCGGCTGTCACCCCCGCGGGCGCTCCGGGCACGCTGCCCGCCCCTGCCAGCGCTGCCAGCCAGGGGCAGGGATGTGCCCCGTCCCGGGATACCCCAGCCCGTGACGTCCCACGGTCTCTCGCAGCGCCAAGGTGCGGCAGGCGGCACTGCGGAGCCTGCGCCTGGCCCTGGCCTCCAAGACCCTGTCCGAGTTCCTGCTGGAGCGCCGCCTCACGCTCACCGACTCCCTGGAGAAGTGTCTCAAGAAAGGTCAGGGTGcaggcgggcggggggcggcggggccggtgACCCGTGTCTGAGGGAGGTCTTTCGTGCTGCCCACAGGTAAAGGGGAAGAACAGGCGCTGGCGGGCACCGTCCTcaccctcctctgcctccagaTGGGCTCTGGCCCGGAGGGAGAAGAGGTGTTCCACAGCCTGAAGTCCCTGCTCGTCAGCGTCCTGACAgacagcacagccagccccagcgCCCGGCAGAGCGTAAGGCCTGGCCCTTTTCCTCCTCGGGACACCTCCATAGTGGGGAGAGCCAGGGCAATGCCTTTGGGAGCCCCTGCAGTCCCGGGAGGGTGGCAGGATTGGGTGCTATGGAGTGTGGTTGGCtaaagcaggagcagcccaaCGTGGCTGCCCTTTGGCTGGATCAAGCCCGGCATGATCCAGCCAGGCTGATCTGACTGcatttccctcatttcccttGCCAGTGTGCCATGGCCCTGGGCATGTGCTGCTACATTGCTGCTGCTGACCTCGAGGTAACTGCACCTGGGTGTTGTCGATACCCCCTGCAAGAGGGCACCCAGGGGCTGCCATGCCACCTGCCCTCAGCCCACAgtgccagggcagcctggagctgagctggagtAGGGGTACAGGGGCATCAGTGACAGCCCAGGCCCCTTCCCTGAGCAGCTTGGAGCTGAACTGGGGGGAGGCCTGTGTTGCAGAGATGTGGTGTTGTGCGTAGAGTAGCctctcctgctccagggggCTCCTGGCACCCATTGGCATGGTGGGTCACTTTGGTCCCCAGTGCACAGTTCACTGTGGCATCTTCATTGCAGCTCTGGTCTGACTATCAAGTTTCTCTCCTCTAGGACCTGGTTTCATGCCTGTCCTGCTTGGAGGGCATCTTCAGCCCCCCCAGCACAGGCGAAGGGGGCTCAGCACCTGCCCAGCATGGGCCTCTGCACTGCAGTGCGCTCCAGTCATGGTCCCTGCTCCTCACCATCTGCCCCCCCTCCCACCTCAGGAGCATTTTGGACAAGTGAGTGGGGTGTGGAGTGAGTGGAGGCTGGTGTGGGGCAGCCAGGTGTGGAGCAGGGAGCCCCTGGGGCCGTGCTTGGCCTCCCTGACTGCCCTCTTGCCTCCCTGTCCCAGTcactggctgcagctgcccccACTGCTGACCAGCAGCAGTGTTGCCCTGCGCATCCTGGCTGGGGAAACCATTGCGCTGCTCTTTGAGCTGGCCCAGGACCTGGAGGTAAGGCATGGGCTGTGGCAATGGGAGCAGTGGGTGGGCAATAaccaggcagcagggagggagctgctgtgaCACCCTGCCCAAGCCCCAGCCAAGCTGGCATTCACCGGCATCACCAGCAGGTGCCCAAGCAGAGGGGCTGGTCCCAGTGATCCCACAGCTCTGTTCTGGCCATGGCAGtgggcagtgcccagagctCATCCTTCTAAACCCCTTACTTTTTGGCAGGAGGACTTGTGTCACCAAGATACAGAGTTCCTGTGTACCCAGCTCAAGGTCCTGGCTACTGAGAGCAACAAGTACCGAGCCAAGACAGACCGACGGAGGCAGCGATCCATTTTCCGGGACATCCTGCGTTTCATTGAGGTACCAGAGCCTGGTgatgccctgccctgccctgccactgTGTGGCTGCTTCCCAGCTGCCCGATGATTCCTCTCTGGAGAGCCAGGGGACACACTGGACTGCTGCCCAGGTTATCGCTGATGCCCCTCTCTTTGCTCAGAGTGGGGAGTACCAGGAGGAGACCATCCGATTTGGCCTGGAGTGCATGTACCTGGACAGCTGGGCACGCCAGCGCACCTACCAAGCCTTTAAGGAGGTGCTGGGCTCTGGCATCTGCCACCACCTCCAGGTAGGGGCTAGGCAGGTGCACCAGGgagtgctgggctggagctgatggGTGTTGACAGAGCCCTGCTTTCACAGAACAATGAACTGCTACGGGAGATCTTTGGCCTTGGGCCCC
The genomic region above belongs to Poecile atricapillus isolate bPoeAtr1 chromosome 9, bPoeAtr1.hap1, whole genome shotgun sequence and contains:
- the IFRD2 gene encoding interferon-related developmental regulator 2 isoform X2; this translates as MPRSRRAARRGTGSARASSPCSEEEAGSEVLSHCSSASESASPADEGPGSEAASEQGQEEEVEDRLKEHMDNLQDKSAKVRQAALRSLRLALASKTLSEFLLERRLTLTDSLEKCLKKGKGEEQALAGTVLTLLCLQMGSGPEGEEVFHSLKSLLVSVLTDSTASPSARQSCAMALGMCCYIAAADLEDLVSCLSCLEGIFSPPSTGEGGSAPAQHGPLHCSALQSWSLLLTICPPSHLRSILDKRTCVTKIQSSCVPSSRSWLLRATSTEPRQTDGGSDPFSGTSCVSLRVGSTRRRPSDLAWSACTWTAGHASAPTKPLRRCWALASATTSRTMNCYGRSLALGPPWCWTQLL
- the IFRD2 gene encoding interferon-related developmental regulator 2 isoform X1, which encodes MPRSRRAARRGTGSARASSPCSEEEAGSEVLSHCSSASESASPADEGPGSEAASEQGQEEEVEDRLKEHMDNLQDKSAKVRQAALRSLRLALASKTLSEFLLERRLTLTDSLEKCLKKGKGEEQALAGTVLTLLCLQMGSGPEGEEVFHSLKSLLVSVLTDSTASPSARQSCAMALGMCCYIAAADLEDLVSCLSCLEGIFSPPSTGEGGSAPAQHGPLHCSALQSWSLLLTICPPSHLRSILDNHWLQLPPLLTSSSVALRILAGETIALLFELAQDLEEDLCHQDTEFLCTQLKVLATESNKYRAKTDRRRQRSIFRDILRFIESGEYQEETIRFGLECMYLDSWARQRTYQAFKEVLGSGICHHLQNNELLREIFGLGPPLVLDAAALKASKVSRFEKHLYNSAAFKARTKARSRVRDKRADVL